A genomic segment from Gracilinanus agilis isolate LMUSP501 chromosome 1, AgileGrace, whole genome shotgun sequence encodes:
- the LOC123231150 gene encoding zinc finger protein 764-like, translating into MSGFGPWARGLVSFADVAVYFSPEEWGRLRPAQRALYRDVMRETYSHLGALGFPGPKPALISWMEQEAWDSEASSTEGEKEKRAINCGGSKNKNKENRKMLGTEEGPVIKRLEDVGQPLTGTLEHKEHPAKLPSAPHRGLPPSGRSLCVNPPASPNNKRHGCTICGKHFAWRSTLVEHIYTHTGEKPFRCPDCGKGFSQASSLSKHRAIHRGERPHQCPDCGRAFTQRSALTTHLRVHTGEKPYQCADCGRCFSQSSALSQHHRVHSGETPFPCADCGRAFAHASDLRRHQRTHTGEKPFSCPDCGRSFRQSSEMVAHRRTHSGERPYPCPECGRRFSQKSAVAKHQWIHRPGARGRRGQLAEVLPMQLTTVQGDLDPPVGFQHYPEIFQECG; encoded by the exons ATGAGCGGGTTCGGGCCATGGGCGAGGGGCCTCGTGAGCTTCGCCGATGTGGCCGTGTACTTCTCCCCGGAGGAGTGGGGGCGGCTGCGCCCAGCGCAGAGGGCCCTTTACCGGGACGTAATGCGGGAGACCTACAGCCACCTAGGCGCGCTGG GTTTTCCAGGTCCCAAACCAGCGCTCATCTCCTGGATGGAACAAGAAGCTTGggactctgaggccagctctacTGAGGGCGAAAAGGAGAAGCGAGCAATAAATTGTGGAG GATCTAAGAACAAGAACAAAGAGAATAGAAAGATGCTTGGAACTGAGGAAGGACCTGTGATCAAGAGACTGGAAGATGTTGGACAGCCTCTAACTGGGACCTTGGAACACAAGGAACATCCAGCAAAGCTTCCCTCAGCTCCCCATAGGGGCCTCCCTCCTTCAGGTCGAAGCCTCTGTGTCAACCCTCCAGCTTCTCCAAATAACAAACGCCATGGCTGCACCATATGTGGGAAGCATTTTGCCTGGCGCTCCACCCTGGTGGAGCACATTTATACCCATACTGGTGAGAAGCCCTTTCGTTGTCCTGACTGTGGCAAAGGTTTCAGCCAGGCCTCTTCACTAAGCAAGCACCGAGCCATCCACCGAGGGGAACGGCCTCATCAGTGCCCTGACTGTGGCCGGGCCTTTACTCAGCGCTCAGCCCTTACTACTCACCTCCGGGttcacactggtgagaaaccctACCAGTGTGCTGACTGTGGCCGATGCTTCAGCCAGAGTTCAGCCCTGTCACAGCATCATCGGGTCCACAGTGGTGAGACACCCTTCCCCTGTGCTGACTGTGGCCGTGCCTTTGCCCATGCCTCAGATCTAAGGCGCCACCAGCGTACCCATACAGGTGAAAAACCATTCTCCTGTCCTGATTGTGGACGTTCTTTCCGGCAGAGTTCAGAAATGGTTGCTCACAGACGAACCCACAGTGGGGAGCGACCCTACCCCTGCCCTGAATGTGGGAGGAGATTCAGCCAGAAGTCAGCTGTAGCAAAACATCAGTGGATCCATCGGCCTGGTGCCAGGGGCAGGAGGGGCCAGTTGGCTGAGGTACTACCTATGCAACTTACCACTGTCCAGGGAGATTTAGATCCCCCAGTAGGGTTCCAGCACTACCCAGAGATCTTCCAGGAGTGTGGGTGA
- the ZNF768 gene encoding zinc finger protein 768 encodes MEQEAEPWGLDPQSPEDTESQRGTPTGSECDRQESVSDNEKETPQQEDSENEDVEEIPFGVEPQSPGFDEIAEMPPSPEEKDPLDLSLEDDPLDSYTEGYEDQPPRDLPLGTTFEMPSGTLLTDPRFEILQENPLNLSEAIRSQSRRGGAPKGQGRQPPRPNICGICGKSFGRGSTLIQHQRIHTGEKPYKCEVCGKAFSQSSDLIKHQRTHTGERPYKCPRCGKAFADSSYLLRHQRTHTGQKPYKCPHCGKAFGDSSYLLRHQRTHSHERPYSCPDCGKCYSQNSSLRSHQRVHTGQRPYSCGICGKSFSQRSALTPHARSHTREKPFKCPECGKRFGQSSVLAIHARTHLPGRTYSCPDCGKTFNRSSTLIQHQRSHTGERPYKCAICGKGFCRSSTLLQHHRVHSGERPYKCDDCGKAFSQSSDLIRHQRTHAAGRR; translated from the exons ATGGAGCAAGAGGCCGAGCCGTGGGGCCTAGATCCCCAGAGTCCTGAGGACACGGAGAGCCAGAGAGGCACCCCCACAG GCAGTGAGTGCGACAGACAAGAGAGTGTGAGTGATAATGAAAAAGAGACTCCTCAGCAGGAAGACTCTGAGAATGAAGATGTTGAAGAGATACCCTTTGGAGTTGAACCTCAGAGTCCAGGCTTTGATGAAATTGCTGAGATGCCTCCAAGCCCTGAGGAAAAGGATCCTCTTGATCTCTCTTTGGAGGATGACCCCCTGGACTCTTACACTGAAGGGTATGAGGATCAACCCCCTAGGGACCTGCCATTGGGGACCACCTTTGAGATGCCTTCAGGGACTCTGCTCACTGACCCCCGGTTTGAGATACTTCAGGAGAACCCTCTCAACCTCTCAGAGGCCATCCGAAGCCAGTCTAGACGTGGGGGGGCCCCTAAAGGTCAAGGTAGGCAGCCCCCACGACCCAATATTTGTGGCATCTGTGGGAAGAGCTTTGGGAGAGGCTCCACCCTGATTCAACACCAGCGCatccacacaggagagaaaccttacaaATGTGAAGTCTGTGGCAAAGCCTTCTCACAAAGCTCTGATCTCATCAAGCATCAGCGCACACATACAGGTGAACGGCCATATAAATGCCCCCGTTGTGGCAAGGCCTTTGCTGACAGCTCCTACCTGCTCCGCCACCAGCGGACCCATACAGGCCAGAAGCCCTATAAGTGCCCACACTGTGGCAAGGCCTTTGGCGACAGCTCCTACCTCTTGCGCCACCAGCGCACCCATAGCCATGAGCGACCCTACAGTTGCCCCGATTGTGGCAAGTGTTACAGCCAGAACTCATCCCTTCGAAGCCACCAGCGTGTCCACACAGGCCAGAGGCCCTACAGCTGTGGCATATGTGGCAAGTCCTTCTCACAGCGCTCGGCCCTCACCCCTCATGCCCGAAGCCACACCCGAGAGAAGCCCTTCAAGTGCCCTGAGTGCGGGAAACGATTTGGCCAGAGCTCTGTGCTTGCCATTCATGCCCGAACCCACTTACCTGGCCGAACCTATAGCTGCCCTGACTGTGGGAAAACCTTTAATAGATCATCCACCCTGATTCAGCACCAGCGCTCCCATACAGGCGAACGGCCCTATAAGTGTGCTATCTGTGGAAAGGGCTTTTGCCGTTCCTCCACCCTCCTACAGCACCACCGAGTCCATAGTGGTGAACGGCCCTACAAGTGTGACGACTGTGGCAAGGCCTTCTCACAGAGCTCCGACCTCATTCGCCACCAACGGACGCATGCAGCTGGGAGGCGTTGA